One window of the Chryseotalea sp. WA131a genome contains the following:
- a CDS encoding acyl-CoA dehydrogenase family protein — MLHSPQLKSNPSLFVFLPLFYTVWSDAILTPSEMATIEGLINSQQWLSKDEHDFLIDQLNPANPPTADDLMDWKEEIKNGADLTDGKSLVDIGIKLIELHHGEVSVEVLKAKPSLANIEATLGFISHEAAFNFQSGNRATVTQQQTTLRTFDVAAMTKLLDGNDAAIINKVKTVLSDPEFRYVDPSNLSAYRERVLSWCRLLAEQGFGSMAFPKEYGGQFDMAAYFAIMETISYHDLSMVIKFGVQFGLWGMSVYFLGTEKHHKKYLKDIGTLELPGCFAMTETHHGSNVKGIETTATYQPATKTLLIHTPHAFAKKEYIGNAAVHGQMATVFVKLIIDGKDYGVSAVVVPLRDKKGNTLPGITIEDCGRKMGLNGVDNGKIEFKNVVVPVENLLDRFAGITEDGKFTSPIASDNRRFFTMLGTLVGGRIGIPRSGLSAAKSGLTITIKYSDQRKQFGPEGAPEVPILNYRTHQRRLMPLLANVYALHFSLRYLTDRFINRKEEEVQEIEALAAGLKAFATWNTTATLQECRESCGGKGFLSENRIDDLKNDTDIYTTFEGDNTVLMQLVAKSRLTEFKQEFARMDFFGILGYVADQAKTSIAELNPLIVRNTDEEHLLDPEFQLDAFKYRERDILTSAAKRLKRHIGEGMDSFDAFNVAQHHLVQVGFAYIERMVLEKFIEQVNATPDAGCKAILKKLCDLFALSQIDKNKGWYLEQGYMEGVKTKAIRKLMNQLCWDVRQEAVPLVDVFAIPDSCLAAPIVVKST, encoded by the coding sequence ATGCTACACTCACCTCAACTCAAATCCAACCCTTCCCTATTCGTATTTCTTCCACTGTTTTACACTGTGTGGTCAGATGCTATTCTCACACCAAGTGAAATGGCCACCATTGAAGGATTGATTAATAGTCAGCAGTGGCTGAGCAAAGACGAGCATGATTTTTTGATTGACCAACTCAACCCTGCCAATCCACCCACAGCCGATGATTTGATGGATTGGAAAGAAGAAATAAAAAATGGGGCCGACCTTACCGATGGAAAAAGTTTGGTAGACATTGGTATTAAATTGATTGAACTGCACCATGGCGAGGTATCGGTAGAAGTATTAAAAGCAAAACCTTCGCTGGCAAACATAGAAGCCACGCTTGGCTTTATTAGTCACGAGGCAGCCTTTAATTTTCAATCGGGCAATCGCGCCACCGTTACACAACAACAAACTACACTGCGGACGTTTGATGTGGCGGCCATGACTAAATTATTAGATGGAAACGATGCAGCCATTATCAATAAAGTAAAAACAGTTCTTTCCGATCCTGAATTTCGGTATGTGGATCCCAGCAATCTTTCTGCTTATCGCGAGCGGGTGTTGAGCTGGTGCCGACTGTTGGCCGAGCAGGGCTTTGGTTCCATGGCCTTTCCAAAAGAATACGGTGGCCAATTTGATATGGCTGCGTACTTCGCCATTATGGAAACCATTAGTTATCACGATTTGAGTATGGTGATCAAATTTGGTGTACAGTTTGGGCTGTGGGGAATGAGCGTTTATTTTTTAGGAACGGAAAAGCACCACAAAAAATATTTAAAAGACATTGGCACACTTGAGTTGCCCGGCTGCTTTGCCATGACGGAGACACACCACGGCTCCAATGTAAAAGGCATTGAGACAACCGCCACGTATCAGCCTGCCACCAAAACCTTACTCATTCATACCCCACATGCTTTTGCCAAAAAAGAATACATCGGCAATGCGGCCGTGCACGGACAAATGGCCACGGTTTTTGTGAAGTTGATTATCGATGGAAAAGATTATGGCGTGAGTGCTGTGGTCGTTCCTTTACGGGATAAAAAAGGAAACACCTTGCCGGGCATTACCATTGAAGACTGCGGACGAAAAATGGGATTGAATGGTGTGGACAATGGCAAGATTGAATTTAAAAATGTAGTGGTACCGGTAGAAAATCTCTTAGATAGGTTTGCAGGAATTACCGAAGACGGAAAATTCACCAGCCCCATTGCCAGTGACAACCGCAGATTTTTTACCATGCTCGGCACGTTGGTAGGCGGACGTATTGGCATTCCACGTTCGGGATTGAGTGCAGCAAAATCCGGTTTGACCATCACCATCAAATACAGCGATCAGCGAAAACAATTTGGACCAGAAGGTGCGCCAGAAGTGCCCATTTTAAATTATCGCACCCATCAGCGCAGGCTGATGCCACTGCTAGCGAATGTGTATGCGTTGCATTTTTCACTTCGTTATTTAACAGACCGATTTATCAATCGCAAAGAAGAAGAAGTGCAAGAGATTGAAGCGTTGGCCGCTGGACTCAAAGCCTTTGCTACCTGGAACACCACGGCCACGTTACAAGAGTGCCGCGAAAGTTGTGGCGGCAAAGGGTTTCTCTCCGAAAACAGAATCGATGATTTAAAAAACGATACCGACATCTACACCACGTTTGAAGGAGACAACACCGTGCTGATGCAATTGGTGGCGAAGAGTCGACTGACAGAATTTAAGCAAGAGTTTGCACGCATGGATTTCTTCGGCATACTTGGCTACGTGGCCGACCAAGCGAAAACATCCATTGCTGAATTGAACCCACTCATTGTGCGTAACACCGATGAAGAACACTTACTAGATCCAGAATTTCAATTAGATGCCTTCAAATATCGCGAGCGCGACATTTTAACTTCTGCTGCCAAGCGCTTGAAGCGCCACATTGGCGAAGGTATGGACTCATTCGATGCCTTCAACGTAGCGCAACACCACCTGGTGCAAGTGGGCTTTGCCTACATCGAGCGCATGGTGCTGGAAAAATTTATTGAACAAGTAAATGCCACGCCAGATGCTGGCTGCAAAGCCATCCTTAAAAAACTCTGCGACCTATTTGCCCTTTCGCAAATCGACAAAAACAAAGGCTGGTACTTAGAGCAAGGGTACATGGAAGGAGTAAAAACAAAAGCCATCCGCAAACTCATGAACCAATTGTGCTGGGACGTTCGCCAAGAGGCCGTGCCATTGGTAGATGTTTTCGCCATACCCGATAGTTGCTTGGCTGCACCGATTGTGGTGAAGAGTACCTGA
- a CDS encoding DUF4340 domain-containing protein, translating to MQQKRNIRLLISLVVLTASVFLISWLGQKTTHQIDKELFKVADQTQIDKVVFESGNRKLELKFSGTKWWVSDKEADRQLIKVFFATILQAEPKRKISNSPLDSLKKQFAQRTKLTLWMGDQVAKEFYVAGNPAKSETYFSFDGNEWYVVAIPGYRVYVASIFDLTENDWRDKRVFNFNWQNFKSLKAHFPQQPTQDFTISFANKLFGIEEVAVADTTKLSNYLEAIFNLQAEKILTPEEATKYDSLLAAEPFLQIEIQDIATKTFALKIYSSPGKNSRLVARTKEEAILLPPQAAAVMRKREYFVLN from the coding sequence ATGCAACAGAAACGCAACATTCGGTTATTGATTTCGCTTGTAGTATTGACAGCGAGTGTATTCTTGATTTCGTGGCTAGGGCAAAAAACCACCCATCAAATAGATAAGGAATTGTTTAAAGTAGCCGATCAAACACAAATTGATAAGGTGGTTTTTGAATCAGGTAACCGAAAGCTAGAATTGAAATTTAGCGGCACCAAGTGGTGGGTAAGCGACAAAGAAGCCGATCGACAGTTGATAAAAGTTTTTTTTGCCACCATCCTGCAAGCCGAGCCCAAACGAAAAATTTCTAATTCACCTCTCGATTCGTTGAAAAAGCAATTTGCGCAAAGAACAAAACTAACCCTATGGATGGGCGACCAAGTGGCAAAAGAGTTTTATGTAGCAGGCAATCCCGCAAAATCAGAAACATATTTTTCGTTTGATGGCAACGAATGGTATGTGGTTGCCATTCCTGGTTATCGTGTGTATGTGGCTTCTATTTTTGACTTGACCGAAAACGATTGGCGCGACAAACGGGTCTTTAATTTCAATTGGCAGAATTTTAAAAGTTTGAAAGCTCATTTTCCACAGCAACCGACACAAGATTTTACCATATCATTTGCCAACAAACTTTTTGGCATTGAAGAAGTAGCCGTGGCAGACACCACCAAGTTGAGCAATTATTTGGAGGCGATTTTTAATTTACAAGCCGAAAAAATCCTGACTCCTGAAGAAGCAACAAAATATGATAGCCTGTTGGCAGCCGAACCATTTCTGCAAATTGAAATTCAAGACATTGCTACTAAAACTTTTGCCTTGAAGATTTATTCATCGCCAGGAAAAAATAGTCGATTGGTTGCTAGAACGAAAGAGGAAGCTATTTTGCTTCCGCCACAGGCTGCTGCTGTCATGAGAAAGAGGGAGTATTTTGTTTTGAACTGA
- the gldG gene encoding gliding motility-associated ABC transporter substrate-binding protein GldG gives MKRRKTGDVLLLANSLVLLVLLNLLASFYFFRFDLTEEKRYTIKPQTKELLSNLEEEVFVEVFLEGDLNSGFKRFQKSIREMLGEFRIYSNNKVNFIFTDPTLAMGEKARNEFMSELASKGISPTNVIENKDGQRVEKFVFPGALVSVGGFETGVMLLKGSRTQGSQEALNQSIENVEFELANTIYKLTNSNRKKIGMVRGHGELDSLQIASFNNALLEQYDIFQVDINRKAAIGDYEALIVAKPRTEFSEQEKYKLDQYLMRGGKLLLLLDWLDANMDSASSENYFAFPYNLNLDDQLFRYGVRINADLVQDRVSGKYPIVVGNEGGKPRLMQLDWPFFPLINQYADHPITRNLDASLTKFISSIDTVKAIGVKKTPLLFSSPYSRKLTAPVKVGVNDLRKQLKEGSFNAGPIPIAYLLEGNFTSLYKNRFAPSGVDTLGFKANSSSTKIMVVADGDMARNDVNPRQNTPQSLGYDPFTKYTFANQDLLLNMVAYLTNENGLIAARNKEVKIRPLDKQKIQSERTYWQMINLVLPLVLLLLFGLMWVYLRKAKYAKFKISN, from the coding sequence ATGAAGCGGAGAAAGACGGGTGATGTATTGCTATTGGCTAATAGTTTGGTGCTGTTGGTATTGTTGAATTTACTGGCTTCGTTTTATTTTTTCCGTTTCGACTTAACGGAAGAAAAGCGCTACACCATCAAGCCGCAAACCAAAGAGTTACTCTCGAATTTAGAAGAAGAAGTTTTTGTGGAAGTTTTTTTGGAGGGAGATTTGAATTCCGGGTTTAAACGGTTTCAAAAATCCATTCGCGAAATGCTGGGCGAGTTTCGGATTTATTCTAATAACAAGGTGAATTTTATTTTTACCGACCCCACGCTGGCGATGGGTGAAAAAGCCCGCAACGAATTCATGAGCGAGTTGGCCTCGAAAGGAATTAGTCCCACCAATGTGATTGAAAACAAAGACGGACAGCGCGTGGAGAAATTTGTGTTCCCGGGAGCATTGGTGTCGGTGGGTGGATTTGAAACAGGGGTGATGTTGTTGAAGGGAAGCCGGACACAAGGTTCGCAAGAGGCACTTAACCAGTCAATTGAGAATGTGGAATTTGAATTGGCCAATACGATTTACAAATTGACCAATTCCAATCGGAAAAAAATCGGAATGGTGCGTGGCCATGGTGAACTGGATAGTTTGCAGATTGCAAGTTTTAACAATGCCTTACTGGAGCAGTATGATATTTTTCAGGTTGACATTAATCGAAAAGCTGCCATTGGTGATTACGAGGCTCTGATTGTCGCAAAACCCAGAACGGAATTTTCGGAGCAGGAGAAATACAAACTCGACCAGTATCTGATGCGTGGTGGTAAATTATTATTGTTGCTCGATTGGTTGGATGCCAATATGGACAGCGCAAGCAGCGAGAACTACTTTGCATTTCCGTACAACTTAAATTTAGATGATCAGTTGTTTCGGTATGGAGTTCGGATCAATGCCGATTTGGTGCAAGATCGCGTAAGCGGAAAGTATCCGATTGTGGTGGGCAACGAAGGTGGCAAGCCTCGGTTGATGCAGTTGGATTGGCCGTTCTTTCCGTTGATCAATCAGTATGCCGATCATCCTATCACCAGAAACTTAGATGCATCACTAACAAAATTTATCAGTAGTATCGACACGGTAAAAGCCATTGGGGTTAAGAAAACGCCATTGCTATTTTCTTCTCCCTATTCGCGAAAGCTAACGGCACCTGTAAAAGTGGGTGTAAATGATTTGCGCAAACAATTGAAGGAGGGTAGTTTCAATGCTGGGCCTATTCCTATTGCTTATTTACTCGAAGGAAATTTTACTTCGCTTTATAAAAATCGTTTTGCGCCAAGCGGTGTGGACACGCTCGGATTTAAAGCGAATAGTTCATCCACCAAAATAATGGTTGTGGCAGATGGTGACATGGCCCGTAACGATGTGAACCCACGGCAAAACACTCCGCAGAGTTTGGGATATGACCCGTTTACCAAATACACCTTTGCCAACCAAGATTTGCTGCTCAACATGGTAGCTTACTTGACCAACGAAAATGGATTGATAGCCGCCCGCAATAAAGAAGTGAAAATCCGCCCGCTGGATAAACAAAAAATTCAAAGCGAACGAACCTATTGGCAAATGATAAATTTGGTATTGCCCTTGGTGCTCTTACTATTGTTTGGTTTGATGTGGGTATACCTACGAAAAGCCAAGTACGCTAAATTTAAAATCAGCAATTGA
- the gldF gene encoding gliding motility-associated ABC transporter permease subunit GldF — MIQVFKREFRGYLSSLIAYMVIGVFLTGIGLLTWVFPETSVLDYGYADLDTLFSMAPYVFIFLIPAITMKSFAEEKKMGTLELLLTKPLSDSDVVLGKFFAAFALVLVALLPTIIYYFSISSLGNPAGNIDTAAVIGSYIGLILLAAIFCSIGVLASALTTNQIVAFIVAAFLCFIFYTGFDSLSAFAGSNVLLIKQCGILYHYESLSKGLIDSRDVVYAVSITGFFVLSTMVVLKSRLW; from the coding sequence ATGATCCAGGTTTTTAAACGAGAGTTTCGTGGGTATTTAAGTTCACTCATTGCCTACATGGTGATAGGCGTTTTCCTTACGGGAATCGGGTTGCTCACGTGGGTGTTTCCTGAGACTTCGGTGCTTGATTACGGCTATGCCGATTTGGATACGCTTTTCTCGATGGCTCCGTATGTTTTTATTTTTTTGATCCCTGCCATTACCATGAAAAGTTTTGCGGAAGAAAAGAAAATGGGCACACTGGAATTATTGTTGACAAAGCCATTGTCGGATAGCGATGTGGTGCTGGGCAAGTTTTTCGCGGCCTTTGCCTTGGTGCTGGTGGCGTTGCTGCCTACCATCATTTATTATTTTTCGATTTCTTCGTTGGGCAATCCAGCGGGCAACATCGACACGGCAGCCGTGATCGGCTCTTACATTGGTTTGATTTTATTGGCTGCTATTTTTTGCTCCATCGGTGTGCTGGCCTCGGCACTCACCACCAATCAAATTGTGGCGTTTATTGTGGCAGCTTTTTTATGTTTTATTTTTTACACGGGTTTTGATTCACTTTCTGCCTTTGCAGGAAGTAATGTGTTATTGATCAAGCAATGCGGCATTCTTTATCACTACGAGTCGTTGAGCAAAGGCTTGATTGACAGCCGCGATGTAGTGTATGCGGTAAGCATTACCGGATTTTTTGTTTTGTCCACAATGGTTGTTTTAAAAAGCAGGCTATGGTAA
- the gldA gene encoding gliding motility-associated ABC transporter ATP-binding subunit GldA → MSLHVNHLTKMYGRQRAVDDVSFAVEKGEIVGFLGPNGAGKSTTMKIATTYLPPTEGSVLVNGMNVEEEPLKIRKTIGYLPEHNPLYLDMYVHEYLRFIGGVYKLDSDHLKKRVGEVVEMCGLEREQNKPIEALSKGYRQRVGLAQALIHNPDVLILDEPTSGLDPNQILEIRKLIRQISQNKTVIFSTHIMQEVQALCNRVIVINKGKIVADDQLSNLMKGNANASILVVEFQGEISTEELKQLKGVRNVIKEGAHYKFFSDEGVDVRAELFRYATEKKISILSLKEEQNSLEEIFRSLTNGAV, encoded by the coding sequence ATGTCATTACACGTAAACCATCTCACCAAAATGTATGGCCGCCAACGGGCGGTTGATGACGTTTCATTTGCTGTTGAAAAAGGTGAGATTGTCGGATTTCTAGGCCCTAACGGTGCGGGTAAATCGACCACCATGAAAATTGCCACTACCTACTTACCTCCCACAGAGGGTAGTGTGTTGGTGAACGGCATGAATGTGGAAGAGGAGCCGCTAAAAATCCGGAAAACCATCGGCTACTTGCCCGAGCACAATCCGCTTTACTTGGACATGTATGTGCACGAATACCTTCGCTTTATTGGAGGTGTTTATAAACTTGATTCAGATCATTTGAAAAAGCGTGTGGGTGAAGTGGTGGAAATGTGTGGACTTGAGCGCGAACAAAATAAACCCATTGAAGCGCTATCGAAAGGTTATCGGCAGCGGGTAGGGTTGGCGCAAGCGCTAATCCATAATCCTGATGTGTTGATTTTAGATGAACCCACTTCGGGGCTGGATCCCAACCAAATTCTGGAAATCAGAAAATTGATTAGGCAAATCAGCCAAAACAAAACAGTGATTTTTTCTACGCACATCATGCAAGAGGTACAAGCCTTGTGCAACCGCGTGATTGTGATTAATAAAGGAAAAATTGTGGCCGATGACCAACTCAGTAATTTAATGAAGGGAAATGCGAACGCATCTATTCTGGTAGTGGAGTTTCAGGGAGAAATTTCCACGGAAGAGTTGAAGCAGCTAAAAGGTGTTAGGAACGTGATCAAGGAAGGTGCACACTATAAATTTTTTTCAGATGAAGGGGTAGATGTGCGCGCAGAACTTTTTCGTTATGCTACTGAAAAGAAGATCTCGATTTTGAGTTTAAAAGAAGAGCAAAATTCGTTGGAAGAGATTTTTCGTTCACTAACCAATGGTGCGGTATGA
- a CDS encoding Uma2 family endonuclease, which yields MEVFKMLPEGTRCELIDNTLYMSPAPTTSHQGLISTLAGLFFNYQNKSKKGIYYVSPIDVYLDSKNAYQPDLVFILNENVAVIHEDGIYGAPDLIVEVLSKGTKDFDLTKKKKVYEKSGVKEYWVVDTQTKICTGFQLVNKKFVEFKKEKSKITSALLRHTFKI from the coding sequence ATGGAAGTATTTAAAATGCTTCCGGAAGGGACTCGTTGTGAGTTAATTGATAATACTTTATATATGTCTCCTGCCCCTACCACATCACACCAAGGATTGATTAGCACACTTGCTGGCTTATTTTTTAACTACCAAAATAAATCGAAGAAAGGTATCTACTATGTTTCCCCAATCGATGTTTACCTTGATTCAAAAAATGCCTACCAACCTGATTTAGTTTTTATTTTAAATGAGAACGTGGCTGTTATTCACGAAGACGGAATCTATGGAGCACCAGACCTTATCGTTGAGGTATTGTCGAAAGGGACGAAAGACTTCGACCTCACCAAAAAGAAAAAAGTCTACGAAAAATCGGGAGTGAAAGAATATTGGGTAGTCGATACCCAAACAAAAATTTGTACAGGCTTTCAATTGGTTAACAAAAAATTTGTAGAGTTCAAAAAAGAGAAAAGCAAAATCACCTCTGCGCTTCTACGTCACACCTTCAAAATTTAA
- a CDS encoding MBL fold metallo-hydrolase has protein sequence MKVTLLGTGTSQGVPVIACDCAVCRSLDYRDKRLRVSVLIQVNEKMLVIDTGPDFRQQMLREQVKQLDAVLLTHSHKDHIAGLDDVRAFNYLQKRDMPVYGTMPTLAQVQTEFYYAFEAEKYPGTPQIKLHTIDDSVFDVEGLTITPLLVRHLHMPVLGFRIGNFSYITDANHIPESTYQKLKGTEVLVLNALQKESHPSHFTLAEAIEVAKQVEANQTYFTHISHKMGTQKSIEKELPESIALGYDGLSFNL, from the coding sequence TTGAAAGTCACCTTACTTGGAACGGGAACATCACAAGGGGTGCCTGTCATTGCCTGCGATTGTGCCGTATGCAGGTCACTCGACTACCGCGACAAGCGACTGCGTGTATCGGTTCTAATTCAAGTAAATGAAAAAATGCTCGTCATAGATACGGGGCCAGACTTTCGGCAGCAAATGTTACGCGAGCAAGTGAAACAGTTGGATGCCGTTTTACTCACGCACAGTCATAAAGACCACATTGCCGGATTGGATGACGTGCGCGCTTTCAATTATTTGCAAAAGCGAGACATGCCAGTTTATGGAACAATGCCCACCTTAGCGCAAGTACAAACTGAATTTTACTACGCCTTTGAGGCAGAAAAATATCCGGGTACGCCACAAATTAAACTACATACTATAGATGATAGTGTTTTTGATGTTGAGGGTCTGACCATCACCCCATTACTTGTAAGGCACCTCCACATGCCCGTATTGGGATTTCGCATTGGCAATTTTAGTTACATCACCGATGCCAATCATATTCCAGAATCTACCTATCAAAAACTAAAAGGCACAGAGGTGTTGGTGTTAAACGCTCTTCAGAAAGAAAGCCATCCATCACACTTTACATTGGCCGAAGCAATAGAGGTTGCCAAGCAAGTTGAAGCCAACCAAACTTACTTCACACATATCAGCCATAAAATGGGCACCCAGAAATCCATTGAAAAAGAATTGCCAGAATCAATAGCTTTGGGCTACGATGGGCTTTCATTCAATTTGTAG
- a CDS encoding DUF814 domain-containing protein has product MHNNYFFLKQLSSSLQKKLAGFTLVSCFSQNKEELIIEFNNSIESFFIKASLQPSLCCLSFPNNFNRAKKNSVDLFTELTLKKVMEITQYENERSFSLALEDDYHLLFKMHGSQSNIVLLHKESVKAIFRNQFQTDWEIELSKLNRSIDWSKESFIQSIHELSKTYFTLGKEFWSYLLLQNFESQPTEEKWKLFSDALALLKEPIFYVNKTKGNVFFSLLPSEAGIQLSTNPIEAITEFFYQSTVANAQQSEKTVALRHWHEQLKSKKNYILKNRTKLNELINDQHYQLWGDLLMANMHLVKQGMEKVTLESFYDQQPIEIKLKKELNAQRNAEIFYRKAKNQQIEINKLKESFAQKEKEIESINKTIQEIESNASTKHKLPSNPSVLSSKKELSLPYREAEFKGYKIWIGKSAESNDELTLKHSFKEDLWLHAKDVAGSHVLIKHQANKNFPKDVIERAAQLAAHYSKRKNESLCPVTVTPKKFVRKRKGDPAGMVVVEKETVVLVEPRG; this is encoded by the coding sequence GTGCACAATAATTATTTCTTTTTAAAACAACTCAGTAGTAGTCTCCAAAAAAAACTGGCTGGCTTTACACTTGTTTCTTGCTTTAGCCAAAATAAGGAAGAGTTAATCATTGAATTCAACAATTCCATCGAATCATTCTTCATCAAAGCCAGTTTGCAGCCTTCGCTTTGTTGCCTTTCATTTCCCAACAATTTTAATCGTGCCAAAAAAAATAGTGTTGATTTATTCACTGAGCTCACTTTAAAAAAAGTGATGGAGATAACGCAATATGAAAACGAGCGGAGCTTTTCGTTGGCATTGGAAGATGACTACCATTTGCTTTTCAAAATGCATGGCAGCCAGTCCAACATTGTTTTATTGCATAAAGAAAGCGTGAAAGCAATTTTTCGAAATCAATTTCAAACCGATTGGGAAATCGAGCTTTCAAAACTAAATCGAAGCATCGATTGGAGTAAAGAAAGTTTTATTCAATCAATTCATGAATTATCAAAAACCTATTTTACGCTCGGCAAAGAATTTTGGAGCTATCTCTTATTACAAAACTTTGAAAGTCAACCAACAGAAGAAAAATGGAAGCTATTTTCAGATGCATTGGCGCTGCTCAAAGAGCCAATCTTTTATGTCAACAAAACGAAAGGCAACGTTTTCTTTAGTTTATTGCCATCGGAGGCTGGCATACAATTATCTACCAATCCAATAGAAGCCATTACCGAATTCTTTTATCAATCTACGGTAGCCAACGCTCAGCAATCAGAAAAAACGGTAGCGTTGCGCCACTGGCACGAGCAACTCAAAAGCAAGAAAAACTACATTCTCAAAAATAGAACGAAGCTAAACGAATTGATAAACGACCAGCATTATCAACTGTGGGGAGATTTGCTGATGGCCAACATGCATCTGGTGAAGCAAGGAATGGAGAAAGTGACATTGGAAAGTTTCTACGACCAACAACCAATAGAAATAAAACTAAAGAAAGAACTGAATGCCCAGCGCAACGCAGAGATTTTTTATCGCAAAGCCAAAAACCAGCAGATTGAAATCAACAAATTGAAAGAATCCTTTGCCCAAAAAGAAAAAGAGATAGAGTCGATTAACAAAACCATTCAAGAAATTGAGAGCAACGCTAGCACAAAACATAAGTTACCGAGTAACCCTTCAGTTCTTAGTTCAAAAAAAGAACTGTCGCTTCCCTATCGCGAAGCAGAATTTAAAGGTTATAAAATTTGGATTGGAAAAAGTGCTGAATCGAATGATGAACTAACGCTGAAGCATTCTTTCAAAGAAGACCTATGGCTGCACGCCAAAGATGTGGCAGGGTCGCATGTGCTGATCAAGCACCAAGCCAATAAAAATTTTCCCAAAGATGTGATTGAACGCGCAGCACAATTGGCTGCCCATTACTCCAAACGGAAAAACGAAAGTCTTTGCCCGGTAACTGTTACGCCCAAAAAATTTGTTCGCAAACGCAAAGGCGACCCAGCGGGAATGGTGGTGGTGGAAAAAGAAACGGTAGTGTTGGTAGAGCCGAGGGGATAG